One window from the genome of Oreochromis niloticus isolate F11D_XX linkage group LG20, O_niloticus_UMD_NMBU, whole genome shotgun sequence encodes:
- the LOC102075918 gene encoding uncharacterized protein LOC102075918 isoform X1: MKVHHTLICFFFLSALQDGNPEVTKAQIRYYGVIGGDFKAGFSFNSPGTWKMFCREKCEGENILIKTTDVRAQTGRYSIEYKKESTYYVLSVSISKLTESDSGQYSCGLGGSPSSAPFTPFVIVVAEALLDGNDDPAQLKHFNKETGSSLTVACSFKQAGYRKMFCRGECGGEKILVHTEHLSAQRDRYNIGYVSESGVLYVSITQLTKSDSGRYRCLLIGSSSSSSREFEVTVTDAAGPSATTTGSSTPSLTWTGSTEQPEGAASGTSIYVLLFVGLTLALIIILLSVSVLIFCKKRSSKPKDPPVETGQAAVTEEEDHSSKLTYSEVNFSKRTFGSPNGASSGNTGEVIYSAPRVNVSSDVRDDSLYSSVA, encoded by the exons ATGAAAGTCCATCACACTCTGAtctgcttcttcttccttt CAGCTCTGCAGGATGGAAACCCTGAAGTCACCAAAGCTCAGATTCGTTACTATGGAGTCATTGGAGGAGATTTTAAAGCTGGATTCTCCTTTAATTCTCCAGGAACATGGAAGATGTTCTGcagagaaaaatgtgaaggagaAAACATTCTTATTAAAACAACTGATGTCAGAGCTCAAACAGGCAGATACAGCATTGAATACAAAAAAGAATCAACATATTATGTTTTATCTGTGAGCATCTCAAAGCTGACTGAGTCTGACTCTGGACAGTACAGCTGTGGTTTGGGTGGATCTCCATCATCAGCTCCATTCACACCGTTTGTGATCGTTGTTGCTGAAG CACTGCTGGATGGAAACGATGATCCTGCTCAGCTGAAACACTTCAATAAAGAAACTGGAAGCTCTCTCACAGTCGCATGTTCCTTTAAACAAGCTGGATACAGAAAGATGTTCTGCAGAGGAGAATGTGGAGGAGAGAAGATTCTTGTTCATACAGAGCATCTCAGTGCTCAGAGAGACAGATACAACATTGGATATGTTTCAGAATCAGGAGTTCTGTATgtgagcatcacacagctgaccAAGTCTGACTCAGGACGGTACAGATGTTTACTGATTGGATCTTCCAGCAGCTCATCCAGAGAGTTTGAGGTCACTGTCACAGATG CAGCTGGACCATCAGCCACAACTACAGGAAGCTCCACACCTTCATTAACTTGGACTGGAAGCACTGAGCAGCCTGAAGGAGCAGCATCAGGTACATCCATCT atgtgctgctgtttgtgggTCTGACTCTGGCTCTCATCATTATCCTGTTATCAGTGTCTGTGCTGATATTCTGCAAGAAAAGATCCTCTAAACCAAAGG ATCCTCCTGTGGAAACGGGGCAGGCTGCTGTCACAGAG GAGGAAGACCACTCGAGCAAACTCACCTACTCTGAGGTGAATTTTTCCAAGAGGACTTTTGGCTCTCCCAACGGCGCCTCCAGTGGTAACACTGGTGAAGTTATCTACTCTGCGCCTCGGGTCAATGTGAGCTCTGATGTCAGAGATGATTCGCTGTACTCGAGTGTAGCTTAG
- the LOC102075918 gene encoding uncharacterized protein LOC102075918 isoform X6 codes for MFCREKCEGENILIKTTDVRAQTGRYSIEYKKESTYYVLSVSISKLTESDSGQYSCGLGGSPSSAPFTPFVIVVAEALLDGNDDPAQLKHFNKETGSSLTVACSFKQAGYRKMFCRGECGGEKILVHTEHLSAQRDRYNIGYVSESGVLYVSITQLTKSDSGRYRCLLIGSSSSSSREFEVTVTDAAGPSATTTGSSTPSLTWTGSTEQPEGAASGTSIYVLLFVGLTLALIIILLSVSVLIFCKKRSSKPKDPPVETGQAAVTEEEDHSSKLTYSEVNFSKRTFGSPNGASSGNTGEVIYSAPRVNVSSDVRDDSLYSSVA; via the exons ATGTTCTGcagagaaaaatgtgaaggagaAAACATTCTTATTAAAACAACTGATGTCAGAGCTCAAACAGGCAGATACAGCATTGAATACAAAAAAGAATCAACATATTATGTTTTATCTGTGAGCATCTCAAAGCTGACTGAGTCTGACTCTGGACAGTACAGCTGTGGTTTGGGTGGATCTCCATCATCAGCTCCATTCACACCGTTTGTGATCGTTGTTGCTGAAG CACTGCTGGATGGAAACGATGATCCTGCTCAGCTGAAACACTTCAATAAAGAAACTGGAAGCTCTCTCACAGTCGCATGTTCCTTTAAACAAGCTGGATACAGAAAGATGTTCTGCAGAGGAGAATGTGGAGGAGAGAAGATTCTTGTTCATACAGAGCATCTCAGTGCTCAGAGAGACAGATACAACATTGGATATGTTTCAGAATCAGGAGTTCTGTATgtgagcatcacacagctgaccAAGTCTGACTCAGGACGGTACAGATGTTTACTGATTGGATCTTCCAGCAGCTCATCCAGAGAGTTTGAGGTCACTGTCACAGATG CAGCTGGACCATCAGCCACAACTACAGGAAGCTCCACACCTTCATTAACTTGGACTGGAAGCACTGAGCAGCCTGAAGGAGCAGCATCAGGTACATCCATCT atgtgctgctgtttgtgggTCTGACTCTGGCTCTCATCATTATCCTGTTATCAGTGTCTGTGCTGATATTCTGCAAGAAAAGATCCTCTAAACCAAAGG ATCCTCCTGTGGAAACGGGGCAGGCTGCTGTCACAGAG GAGGAAGACCACTCGAGCAAACTCACCTACTCTGAGGTGAATTTTTCCAAGAGGACTTTTGGCTCTCCCAACGGCGCCTCCAGTGGTAACACTGGTGAAGTTATCTACTCTGCGCCTCGGGTCAATGTGAGCTCTGATGTCAGAGATGATTCGCTGTACTCGAGTGTAGCTTAG
- the LOC102075918 gene encoding uncharacterized protein LOC102075918 isoform X3 codes for MKVHHTLICFFFLSALQDGNPEVTKAQIRYYGVIGGDFKAGFSFNSPGTWKMFCREKCEGENILIKTTDVRAQTGRYSIEYKKESTYYVLSVSISKLTESDSGQYSCGLGGSPSSAPFTPFVIVVAEALLDGNDDPAQLKHFNKETGSSLTVACSFKQAGYRKMFCRGECGGEKILVHTEHLSAQRDRYNIGYVSESGVLYVSITQLTKSDSGRYRCLLIGSSSSSSREFEVTVTDAGPSATTTGSSTPSLTWTGSTEQPEGAASGTSIYVLLFVGLTLALIIILLSVSVLIFCKKRSSKPKDPPVETGQAAVTEEEDHSSKLTYSEVNFSKRTFGSPNGASSGNTGEVIYSAPRVNVSSDVRDDSLYSSVA; via the exons ATGAAAGTCCATCACACTCTGAtctgcttcttcttccttt CAGCTCTGCAGGATGGAAACCCTGAAGTCACCAAAGCTCAGATTCGTTACTATGGAGTCATTGGAGGAGATTTTAAAGCTGGATTCTCCTTTAATTCTCCAGGAACATGGAAGATGTTCTGcagagaaaaatgtgaaggagaAAACATTCTTATTAAAACAACTGATGTCAGAGCTCAAACAGGCAGATACAGCATTGAATACAAAAAAGAATCAACATATTATGTTTTATCTGTGAGCATCTCAAAGCTGACTGAGTCTGACTCTGGACAGTACAGCTGTGGTTTGGGTGGATCTCCATCATCAGCTCCATTCACACCGTTTGTGATCGTTGTTGCTGAAG CACTGCTGGATGGAAACGATGATCCTGCTCAGCTGAAACACTTCAATAAAGAAACTGGAAGCTCTCTCACAGTCGCATGTTCCTTTAAACAAGCTGGATACAGAAAGATGTTCTGCAGAGGAGAATGTGGAGGAGAGAAGATTCTTGTTCATACAGAGCATCTCAGTGCTCAGAGAGACAGATACAACATTGGATATGTTTCAGAATCAGGAGTTCTGTATgtgagcatcacacagctgaccAAGTCTGACTCAGGACGGTACAGATGTTTACTGATTGGATCTTCCAGCAGCTCATCCAGAGAGTTTGAGGTCACTGTCACAGATG CTGGACCATCAGCCACAACTACAGGAAGCTCCACACCTTCATTAACTTGGACTGGAAGCACTGAGCAGCCTGAAGGAGCAGCATCAGGTACATCCATCT atgtgctgctgtttgtgggTCTGACTCTGGCTCTCATCATTATCCTGTTATCAGTGTCTGTGCTGATATTCTGCAAGAAAAGATCCTCTAAACCAAAGG ATCCTCCTGTGGAAACGGGGCAGGCTGCTGTCACAGAG GAGGAAGACCACTCGAGCAAACTCACCTACTCTGAGGTGAATTTTTCCAAGAGGACTTTTGGCTCTCCCAACGGCGCCTCCAGTGGTAACACTGGTGAAGTTATCTACTCTGCGCCTCGGGTCAATGTGAGCTCTGATGTCAGAGATGATTCGCTGTACTCGAGTGTAGCTTAG
- the LOC102075918 gene encoding uncharacterized protein LOC102075918 isoform X5, with product MKVHHTLICFFFLSALQDGNPEVTKAQIRYYGVIGGDFKAGFSFNSPGTWKMFCREKCEGENILIKTTDVRAQTGRYSIEYKKESTYYVLSVSISKLTESDSGQYSCGLGGSPSSAPFTPFVIVVAEALLDGNDDPAQLKHFNKETGSSLTVACSFKQAGYRKMFCRGECGGEKILVHTEHLSAQRDRYNIGYVSESGVLYVSITQLTKSDSGRYRCLLIGSSSSSSREFEVTVTDAGPSATTTGSSTPSLTWTGSTEQPEGAASDVLLFVGLTLALIIILLSVSVLIFCKKRSSKPKDPPVETGQAAVTEEEDHSSKLTYSEVNFSKRTFGSPNGASSGNTGEVIYSAPRVNVSSDVRDDSLYSSVA from the exons ATGAAAGTCCATCACACTCTGAtctgcttcttcttccttt CAGCTCTGCAGGATGGAAACCCTGAAGTCACCAAAGCTCAGATTCGTTACTATGGAGTCATTGGAGGAGATTTTAAAGCTGGATTCTCCTTTAATTCTCCAGGAACATGGAAGATGTTCTGcagagaaaaatgtgaaggagaAAACATTCTTATTAAAACAACTGATGTCAGAGCTCAAACAGGCAGATACAGCATTGAATACAAAAAAGAATCAACATATTATGTTTTATCTGTGAGCATCTCAAAGCTGACTGAGTCTGACTCTGGACAGTACAGCTGTGGTTTGGGTGGATCTCCATCATCAGCTCCATTCACACCGTTTGTGATCGTTGTTGCTGAAG CACTGCTGGATGGAAACGATGATCCTGCTCAGCTGAAACACTTCAATAAAGAAACTGGAAGCTCTCTCACAGTCGCATGTTCCTTTAAACAAGCTGGATACAGAAAGATGTTCTGCAGAGGAGAATGTGGAGGAGAGAAGATTCTTGTTCATACAGAGCATCTCAGTGCTCAGAGAGACAGATACAACATTGGATATGTTTCAGAATCAGGAGTTCTGTATgtgagcatcacacagctgaccAAGTCTGACTCAGGACGGTACAGATGTTTACTGATTGGATCTTCCAGCAGCTCATCCAGAGAGTTTGAGGTCACTGTCACAGATG CTGGACCATCAGCCACAACTACAGGAAGCTCCACACCTTCATTAACTTGGACTGGAAGCACTGAGCAGCCTGAAGGAGCAGCATCAG atgtgctgctgtttgtgggTCTGACTCTGGCTCTCATCATTATCCTGTTATCAGTGTCTGTGCTGATATTCTGCAAGAAAAGATCCTCTAAACCAAAGG ATCCTCCTGTGGAAACGGGGCAGGCTGCTGTCACAGAG GAGGAAGACCACTCGAGCAAACTCACCTACTCTGAGGTGAATTTTTCCAAGAGGACTTTTGGCTCTCCCAACGGCGCCTCCAGTGGTAACACTGGTGAAGTTATCTACTCTGCGCCTCGGGTCAATGTGAGCTCTGATGTCAGAGATGATTCGCTGTACTCGAGTGTAGCTTAG
- the LOC102075918 gene encoding uncharacterized protein LOC102075918 isoform X4, giving the protein MKVHHTLICFFFLSALQDGNPEVTKAQIRYYGVIGGDFKAGFSFNSPGTWKMFCREKCEGENILIKTTDVRAQTGRYSIEYKKESTYYVLSVSISKLTESDSGQYSCGLGGSPSSAPFTPFVIVVAEALLDGNDDPAQLKHFNKETGSSLTVACSFKQAGYRKMFCRGECGGEKILVHTEHLSAQRDRYNIGYVSESGVLYVSITQLTKSDSGRYRCLLIGSSSSSSREFEVTVTDAAGPSATTTGSSTPSLTWTGSTEQPEGAASDVLLFVGLTLALIIILLSVSVLIFCKKRSSKPKDPPVETGQAAVTEEEDHSSKLTYSEVNFSKRTFGSPNGASSGNTGEVIYSAPRVNVSSDVRDDSLYSSVA; this is encoded by the exons ATGAAAGTCCATCACACTCTGAtctgcttcttcttccttt CAGCTCTGCAGGATGGAAACCCTGAAGTCACCAAAGCTCAGATTCGTTACTATGGAGTCATTGGAGGAGATTTTAAAGCTGGATTCTCCTTTAATTCTCCAGGAACATGGAAGATGTTCTGcagagaaaaatgtgaaggagaAAACATTCTTATTAAAACAACTGATGTCAGAGCTCAAACAGGCAGATACAGCATTGAATACAAAAAAGAATCAACATATTATGTTTTATCTGTGAGCATCTCAAAGCTGACTGAGTCTGACTCTGGACAGTACAGCTGTGGTTTGGGTGGATCTCCATCATCAGCTCCATTCACACCGTTTGTGATCGTTGTTGCTGAAG CACTGCTGGATGGAAACGATGATCCTGCTCAGCTGAAACACTTCAATAAAGAAACTGGAAGCTCTCTCACAGTCGCATGTTCCTTTAAACAAGCTGGATACAGAAAGATGTTCTGCAGAGGAGAATGTGGAGGAGAGAAGATTCTTGTTCATACAGAGCATCTCAGTGCTCAGAGAGACAGATACAACATTGGATATGTTTCAGAATCAGGAGTTCTGTATgtgagcatcacacagctgaccAAGTCTGACTCAGGACGGTACAGATGTTTACTGATTGGATCTTCCAGCAGCTCATCCAGAGAGTTTGAGGTCACTGTCACAGATG CAGCTGGACCATCAGCCACAACTACAGGAAGCTCCACACCTTCATTAACTTGGACTGGAAGCACTGAGCAGCCTGAAGGAGCAGCATCAG atgtgctgctgtttgtgggTCTGACTCTGGCTCTCATCATTATCCTGTTATCAGTGTCTGTGCTGATATTCTGCAAGAAAAGATCCTCTAAACCAAAGG ATCCTCCTGTGGAAACGGGGCAGGCTGCTGTCACAGAG GAGGAAGACCACTCGAGCAAACTCACCTACTCTGAGGTGAATTTTTCCAAGAGGACTTTTGGCTCTCCCAACGGCGCCTCCAGTGGTAACACTGGTGAAGTTATCTACTCTGCGCCTCGGGTCAATGTGAGCTCTGATGTCAGAGATGATTCGCTGTACTCGAGTGTAGCTTAG
- the LOC102075918 gene encoding uncharacterized protein LOC102075918 isoform X2 — MKVHHTLICFFFLSLQDGNPEVTKAQIRYYGVIGGDFKAGFSFNSPGTWKMFCREKCEGENILIKTTDVRAQTGRYSIEYKKESTYYVLSVSISKLTESDSGQYSCGLGGSPSSAPFTPFVIVVAEALLDGNDDPAQLKHFNKETGSSLTVACSFKQAGYRKMFCRGECGGEKILVHTEHLSAQRDRYNIGYVSESGVLYVSITQLTKSDSGRYRCLLIGSSSSSSREFEVTVTDAAGPSATTTGSSTPSLTWTGSTEQPEGAASGTSIYVLLFVGLTLALIIILLSVSVLIFCKKRSSKPKDPPVETGQAAVTEEEDHSSKLTYSEVNFSKRTFGSPNGASSGNTGEVIYSAPRVNVSSDVRDDSLYSSVA; from the exons ATGAAAGTCCATCACACTCTGAtctgcttcttcttccttt CTCTGCAGGATGGAAACCCTGAAGTCACCAAAGCTCAGATTCGTTACTATGGAGTCATTGGAGGAGATTTTAAAGCTGGATTCTCCTTTAATTCTCCAGGAACATGGAAGATGTTCTGcagagaaaaatgtgaaggagaAAACATTCTTATTAAAACAACTGATGTCAGAGCTCAAACAGGCAGATACAGCATTGAATACAAAAAAGAATCAACATATTATGTTTTATCTGTGAGCATCTCAAAGCTGACTGAGTCTGACTCTGGACAGTACAGCTGTGGTTTGGGTGGATCTCCATCATCAGCTCCATTCACACCGTTTGTGATCGTTGTTGCTGAAG CACTGCTGGATGGAAACGATGATCCTGCTCAGCTGAAACACTTCAATAAAGAAACTGGAAGCTCTCTCACAGTCGCATGTTCCTTTAAACAAGCTGGATACAGAAAGATGTTCTGCAGAGGAGAATGTGGAGGAGAGAAGATTCTTGTTCATACAGAGCATCTCAGTGCTCAGAGAGACAGATACAACATTGGATATGTTTCAGAATCAGGAGTTCTGTATgtgagcatcacacagctgaccAAGTCTGACTCAGGACGGTACAGATGTTTACTGATTGGATCTTCCAGCAGCTCATCCAGAGAGTTTGAGGTCACTGTCACAGATG CAGCTGGACCATCAGCCACAACTACAGGAAGCTCCACACCTTCATTAACTTGGACTGGAAGCACTGAGCAGCCTGAAGGAGCAGCATCAGGTACATCCATCT atgtgctgctgtttgtgggTCTGACTCTGGCTCTCATCATTATCCTGTTATCAGTGTCTGTGCTGATATTCTGCAAGAAAAGATCCTCTAAACCAAAGG ATCCTCCTGTGGAAACGGGGCAGGCTGCTGTCACAGAG GAGGAAGACCACTCGAGCAAACTCACCTACTCTGAGGTGAATTTTTCCAAGAGGACTTTTGGCTCTCCCAACGGCGCCTCCAGTGGTAACACTGGTGAAGTTATCTACTCTGCGCCTCGGGTCAATGTGAGCTCTGATGTCAGAGATGATTCGCTGTACTCGAGTGTAGCTTAG